From the Paenibacillus sp. MMS20-IR301 genome, the window TTACGGACGCTGTATTGCTGTAGACCTGATGGGAATGGGCCGCTCGGACAAGCCCGGTACCGGTTATAGCTTCTTAGTGCAAGCCGGATATATTGAGCAGTTCATAGAGAAGCTTAAGCTGAGCCGCCTGACTATCGTCGGCCATGACTGGGGCGCAGCCATCGGCCTGCATTATGCCATGCGCCACCAGGACAAAATCAGGGGAATCGCCCTGCTTGAACCGCAAGCACTCCGCCCCTGTGCAGACTGGTCGGAGTTCTCGCCGCCGGAAGCGGTGGAGCTGTTCCAGCAGCTCCGTGATCCCGGGCAGGGCTGGCCTTTCATGCGCGATAACAATGTGTTCATTGAAGGCATGCTTCATACGGTCATTAACCGCAAGATCAGCATGGAAGAGCTGGAGCATTACCGCGAGCCGTTCCTGGACCCGCAGACCCGTAAGCCGCTGTGGGTATTTCCGAACCAGATTCCGGTTTTCGGACAACCCTCCGAGGTTGTGCAGGCCGTAGAGGAACGCAATCTCTGGTTTACTGCTGCCGCTGTTCCGAAGCTGCTGCTCTATGCCGACCCCGGCTGTAATGTACGTGAACCGCAGGTCAACTGGTGCCGGGAGCATCTGCCGAATCTGACTGCACAATCAGTCGGCACCGGGTTTCATCACCTGGCCGAGGAGCAGCCGCAGGCTGTCATCGCCTGCTTGTCTGAGTGGCTGCAGCGAATGGAATAGAGGCAGCGCAAATAAAGCCTGTTTCACCCCTTCGGGGAATGAAACAGGCTCTATACATGTTCTGCCGGCTCCAGTCAAGCTTAACCTACCAGCTCACTGGTGTATCTATCAGCAATCTCCTTGAATTTATGCTTATTCTTCACGAATACCTTCACGATGTCCGGATCGAAATGCACACCGGCATCTCCGGTAATAATCTCTACCGCCCGCTCATGCGGCATCGCGTCTTTATAGACCCGTTTGCTCGTAAGCGCATCGTAGACATCGGCTATCGCCATCAGCCGGGCGGACAGCGGAATCTGCTCTCCGGAGATCTGCTCGGGGTAACCGGTTCCGTTCCATTTCTCATGATGACAGTATATGATTTCCTTTGCGAACCGCAGGAAGGTCTCCTCACGGTCCATCAGCCGCTCTGCCCGCAGAATAGCTTCCCGTCCGAGGGTGGTGTGCGTCTTCATCACTTCAAATTCCTCATGCGTCAGGGCGCCCGGCTTCAGCAGGATATGGTCGGGAATACCGACCTTGCCGATATCATGCAGCGGAGCCGAGGTTACGATCAGTCCGATCTGCTCCGGATTCAGCACTTCCGCATATTTCTCGGTTTTGGCCAGCTGGGTAGCCAGTTCTTCAATATACAGCTTCGTCCTTTGGATATGATTCCCCGTCTCCGAATCACGCATTTCAGCAAGCGCCGCCATCGCCATGATCGACACCTCCTGGATCAGCGAAATCTCTTTAATCCGCCGGGTAATTTCAGCTTCCAGAAAGGCATTTTTGTCTGCAAGGAAATCCTTCGTCTGCTTCAGGGCAAGATGGTTCTTGACACGCGAGAGCAGGATGGGCGAGCTGATCGGCTTCGTAATATAATCAACAGCTCCGAGATCAAAGCCCAGATTCTCATCCTCCACTTCTTCCTTCGCCGTCAGAAAAATTACCGGAATATCCCGGAGCGCCTCATCGTCCTTCAGTCTGCGGCAGGTCTCATAGCCGTCCATAACCGGCATCATAATGTCCAGCAGAATCAGATCAGGCGGCGCAGCCTTGGCTACCTGCAGAGCCTTCTCCCCATTGGTGGCAACCTTCACTTTATATTGCTCCTTCAGCAAGCCGCTGAGGAGTGAGATATTATCTGGTGTATCGTCAACAACCAGTATTACTGGTCTAGCATCCAGCATTTATATCAACCTCTGTTCATTATTACTTTCTCTGATGGCCGTTTCAACGATCTCAATTGCACTCTCATATTCGAACCGGTTCAGGAAGTCAGTGAGTTCCTCAAGCTGCCCCGGGATCAGGAGCTCTGCCAGCAGACTGCGTACCGAAATGAAGTAGTCGACCGCTTCACTGTCACTGTCCTTCAGCAGGCCAAGCAGCTTCCCGGCAATCTGTCCCGGCGGCTGACCGTCATTTACCGTTTCCTCTACTGCTGCTGCGGCAGCAGCCCTCACAGCAGATTCCCAGTGCCTGCGGATCGCGGTACAGCTCTCCTGTACCGCTGTATCCAGAAGCTGCAGCAGACGCTCCACCTTCTCCGGCTGATCCTGGTAGTTCGCCATCCGGCCAAGGGTATCCGCCAGAAACTGGACTTCCCTGACGCCTAAATTACCGGCTACCCCCTTCAGGCTGTGGGCCAGCATATATACTGCCGCATCATCCTCCTGCCTGATGAAGCTGCGCATCTGCTTCACCGTTCCCCGCTGGCTCTCTGAATATTTCACCAGCAGCCTGAGATACAGCTCCTCGTTATTTCCGACCCGGCGCAAGCCGTTCTCGGTATCAATGCCCTCCATAAACAATCCGGCAGCCCTCGGCAGCTCCGGCTGCTGAATACCTTCAGGCTCCGCGGTCTCCTGCGGATTCTCTTTGTGGGCATCTGTCGTCCATCTGCGGATCTTAGCGAACAGAATATCCGGGTCAATGGGCTTGGCAACATGACCATTCATTCCCGCCTCGTAGCTACGCTCCCGTTCCTCATGCATGGTCCGTGCCGTCATAGCGATGATCGGGAGGGCCGCCTCCGTTTCCCTGATCGTCCGCGC encodes:
- a CDS encoding two-component system response regulator; amino-acid sequence: MLDARPVILVVDDTPDNISLLSGLLKEQYKVKVATNGEKALQVAKAAPPDLILLDIMMPVMDGYETCRRLKDDEALRDIPVIFLTAKEEVEDENLGFDLGAVDYITKPISSPILLSRVKNHLALKQTKDFLADKNAFLEAEITRRIKEISLIQEVSIMAMAALAEMRDSETGNHIQRTKLYIEELATQLAKTEKYAEVLNPEQIGLIVTSAPLHDIGKVGIPDHILLKPGALTHEEFEVMKTHTTLGREAILRAERLMDREETFLRFAKEIIYCHHEKWNGTGYPEQISGEQIPLSARLMAIADVYDALTSKRVYKDAMPHERAVEIITGDAGVHFDPDIVKVFVKNKHKFKEIADRYTSELVG
- a CDS encoding haloalkane dehalogenase; translation: MTNTNPEEFVLRTDFPFESHYQEVNGHRLHYIDQGKGDPILFLHGNPTSSYTWRNIIPRLEGYGRCIAVDLMGMGRSDKPGTGYSFLVQAGYIEQFIEKLKLSRLTIVGHDWGAAIGLHYAMRHQDKIRGIALLEPQALRPCADWSEFSPPEAVELFQQLRDPGQGWPFMRDNNVFIEGMLHTVINRKISMEELEHYREPFLDPQTRKPLWVFPNQIPVFGQPSEVVQAVEERNLWFTAAAVPKLLLYADPGCNVREPQVNWCREHLPNLTAQSVGTGFHHLAEEQPQAVIACLSEWLQRME